GCACCTCAAACTTCCTTCGCGGCACGCTGCAGGGAGGAGAGCTTGACATACACGGCTATGTGATGCCCTTTGTCCCACGACAGCCCTATGAAGGAGCTGTGCGGCTCTCTGTGCGCCCAGAGCAAATCGAACTGATTCCAGCGCAAGGGGCACCGCTTTGCGGAAAGGTGCTTCGCGATGTATTTCTCGGGAACCATCATGAATACGAGATTGAGGTATCGGACGGGACGTCCGTTCAGGTGAACACCTATCATACGCCTGACGGAATGGAGATTCGAGAGGGAGAAACCGTCGGACTGCAGCTTTCCGAAAGGCATGTGACAGTCTATGATGAAAGCGGGGAGGTGGCACTGTCATGAGCACAAGTCTGAGAAAAGCCTCATGCTTTGACAAATTCAACAGCTGGGTTATCATCACGGCGGCGGCTTTGATACTGATCCTTGTGTTTATCATCTATCCCTTTTCCGTACTGGTCATTCATTCAGTCCTTACGAATACGGGGGAGATTTCCTTTGCCAATTACCTTGTTTTTTTTCGGAGCGGCTACTACATGCAGACGCTCTTTAACAGCTTTCTGGTCTCTTTTTCGGCGAGCATTTTGGCGCTTCTCATCGGCGTGCCTGTTGCCTACTTCCTGGCAAGGTATCGTATTCGCGGCAAGTCCGTGATCGACCATCTCTTTATTCTGGCAATGCTGTCGCCTCCCTTTATCGGCGCGTATTCGTGGATCGTGCTCCTGGGACGGGCGGGTTTTATCACGACGTTCGTGCAGGAGCATTTCGCCGTATCCATGCCGTCCATCTATGGATTTACAGGGATCCTGCTCGTGTTTACGCTGAAACTGTTCCCATTTGTCTACCTCTATGTGTCGGGGGCGCTGCGCAGCATGGATGCATCGCTGGAGGAAGCGGCAGAGAGCCTTGGCGTCAGCGGCTGGAAGAAGCTGCGTACGATTACGTTTCCTCTGGTTCTGCCGACGATTCTCTCAGCGGCATTGATGGTCTTTATGACGGCACTCGCCGATTTTGGCACGCCTGCTTTGATCGGCGAGGGATTTCGTGTTCTGCCTGTTTCCATTTACGATGAGTACATGAGTGAGCTGGGGGGCAATACAGGGCTTGCGAATGTACTGAGCGTTGTGATGATTACGTTTGCCATGCTCGTATTGCTGCTGCAGAAAAAGGCGGTTTCGGATCGAAGCTATGCTATGAGCAATCTCCGTCCGCCCGTCGTGAAGACGCTGTCAAAGAGCAGGGAAGTCCTCGTCACCATAGGGCTGTATCTCATCGCCTTCTTGGGTATATTGCCGCAGTTCACGGTGATCATAACCTCGTTTATCAATACGAGCGGACCTGTCTTCTTGCCCGGATTCGGGCTCAATAGCTATCGGGAGGCGTTTTCGAAGGCGTCTCTCGCCATATCGAATTCGTTCCTGTTTTCCATCATCGCGATTACCGTCATGGTCGTCTGTGCAATGCTGATTGCCTATCTCATCGTGCGGCGCAATTCCAGGATCGTGAATCTCATCGATATGCTCGTCATGTTCCCGTATGTCATTCCGGGCGCGGTTCTCGGCGTCATGCTCGTCAATGCGTTTAACACCAAGCCGCTTCTTCTGACGGGGACGATGGGGATCCTGATCATCTCCTATGTCATCCGAAAGATGCCCTTTACATTGCGGTCGAGCATCGGGATTTTATATCAGATTGAGCAGAGTGTCGAGGAGGCTTCGATCAGCCTCGGTGTACCGCCGCTGAAGACGTTTTTCAAAATCACGGGAAGGCTGATGCTTCCAGGGGTCATTTCCGGTGCGATTTTGAGCTGGATTGCGACGATGAATGAGCTGAGCTCGACGATGATTCTCTATACGGGGGCGACGCAGACGATATCCGTCGCCATCTTTCACGAGGTCACGAGCAAAGCGCATTTTGGCACGGCAGCGGCGCTCGCTACCATATTGACGGTCGCGACGATTATCTCGCTTTGGCTCTGCAAACGCCTCTCCGGAGGAAAAATTTCCTTCTGATTGCAATAGAGGATTTTGTGCTCCCGATTGCGAATGTAATAATGGTTGAAGGTGTGCGGCGGCAGTCGAGGAGGGGAATATGCAGGCGCTTCGCTATCACAAGAGATTGCAGCTCTATATGATATTTGCCGGCGTCGTGCCTGTACTGCTTCTTTCGGTCGGCGTGCTCGTATATCTGCATCAGACGACGGAGGATACGGAGGCACAGAAAGTCGGACAGAATGTGCGCAGCATTGCCTTACAGGTCGAGGCGGAAATCGATCGCTGCCGGAAAATCACCGACAGCCTCGCTGCGTCGAAGGAGCTGCGTGACTACCTCCGCGGTACGGAACCCGATGCGGCATCCGTTTATTCGCAGCTGTTTCTCCTTCTGCGCGGGATGCAGGCGGGAGCGGGGCTGCAGGTCATCTCCGTATCGGGAGAGTCACTTTTCTCTGCAGGGCGAACGACGTATCCGAGCGGCTATCGCTACAACACGAATTGGGGGGAATTCCGACAGGCGCAGGCCGCACAGGAGAGTGTCGTGATCTCTGCCGATCGGGTGGAAGCGGGGAGATACGGCCCTGTTTTGATCGTTTGTAAAGCCATGCGTCAAGACGGTGAAATTCTCGGCTATATTCTCATGGCTATGTATCGACCCGCGTTGGAGGGAGCCTTGGCATCGTACGATACGCGGGGGCTTCGAATCACCGATGCGCATCACTATGTCTTTTTCACAACGGCTGCCGACGGACGTGAGGGATTTGTACCGGAGATTACAGGGACGAGCCGGTTCCGTGATCCCCTTGGCGCGTGGGCGCATTTTGGCACAGAGGATTCCGGGACGCGTCTGTACTACTATCAGGCGGAGAAATACGGTATAATGGCCGTACAGGAACAGGCGACGAACTGGGATCACTTTTATCTCCTGCGGCGCATCATCTTCGGATTTGATGCGATGATACTGCTCCTCTCCCTCCTCTTTTTGGTACCTCGTGCGCGTCGCCTGCTAGAGGAGATCAGACAGCGCGAGGAGACGCTTCGCATGGCGCAGATCAAAGGGCTGGAGGAGCAGATCAAGCCGCATTTCATCTACAATACGCTGGATCTCATCAAGTGGATGGCGAAACGTGGAGATCAGGAATCCGTCGCTCGGATTGCCGTCGCACTCGGCCGTCTTCTGCGCAGGGTATTGGGAAGGAGCGCCTTCGTACAGGTACGGGAAGAGGCTGAGATTCTGGAAGCGTACCTGATCATCCAGCAAAAGCGGTTTTCGGGCAGGGTGCAGGTGACGGTACAGATACCTGAAGCCCTGTACGATTGCTATTTGCCCAAGCTCATCCTACAGCCCGTGCTGGAAAATGCGCTGAAGCACGGATTGAAGGATGTGCAGGAGGAAGGACGCATCGAGATCATCGGCAGGCAGGAAGCGGCGTATATGGTATTCACCATCCGGGATAACGGATGCGGCATAGATATTCGCGAAGTACAGCGGCAGCTCGAGGGCGGAGCGGAGGCGACGGGGGAGCACGTCGGATTGCGCAATGTGCACCTTCGGGCGAAGCTCAATGGAGACGCCTCCTGCGGAGTGTCGGTGACTTCCGTTTCTCCGCACGGCACGCAGGTTGCGATTCGACTGGTT
This portion of the Selenomonas sp. TAMA-11512 genome encodes:
- a CDS encoding iron ABC transporter permease, whose translation is MSTSLRKASCFDKFNSWVIITAAALILILVFIIYPFSVLVIHSVLTNTGEISFANYLVFFRSGYYMQTLFNSFLVSFSASILALLIGVPVAYFLARYRIRGKSVIDHLFILAMLSPPFIGAYSWIVLLGRAGFITTFVQEHFAVSMPSIYGFTGILLVFTLKLFPFVYLYVSGALRSMDASLEEAAESLGVSGWKKLRTITFPLVLPTILSAALMVFMTALADFGTPALIGEGFRVLPVSIYDEYMSELGGNTGLANVLSVVMITFAMLVLLLQKKAVSDRSYAMSNLRPPVVKTLSKSREVLVTIGLYLIAFLGILPQFTVIITSFINTSGPVFLPGFGLNSYREAFSKASLAISNSFLFSIIAITVMVVCAMLIAYLIVRRNSRIVNLIDMLVMFPYVIPGAVLGVMLVNAFNTKPLLLTGTMGILIISYVIRKMPFTLRSSIGILYQIEQSVEEASISLGVPPLKTFFKITGRLMLPGVISGAILSWIATMNELSSTMILYTGATQTISVAIFHEVTSKAHFGTAAALATILTVATIISLWLCKRLSGGKISF
- a CDS encoding histidine kinase: MQALRYHKRLQLYMIFAGVVPVLLLSVGVLVYLHQTTEDTEAQKVGQNVRSIALQVEAEIDRCRKITDSLAASKELRDYLRGTEPDAASVYSQLFLLLRGMQAGAGLQVISVSGESLFSAGRTTYPSGYRYNTNWGEFRQAQAAQESVVISADRVEAGRYGPVLIVCKAMRQDGEILGYILMAMYRPALEGALASYDTRGLRITDAHHYVFFTTAADGREGFVPEITGTSRFRDPLGAWAHFGTEDSGTRLYYYQAEKYGIMAVQEQATNWDHFYLLRRIIFGFDAMILLLSLLFLVPRARRLLEEIRQREETLRMAQIKGLEEQIKPHFIYNTLDLIKWMAKRGDQESVARIAVALGRLLRRVLGRSAFVQVREEAEILEAYLIIQQKRFSGRVQVTVQIPEALYDCYLPKLILQPVLENALKHGLKDVQEEGRIEIIGRQEAAYMVFTIRDNGCGIDIREVQRQLEGGAEATGEHVGLRNVHLRAKLNGDASCGVSVTSVSPHGTQVAIRLVAWKEMPKL